One stretch of Halapricum desulfuricans DNA includes these proteins:
- a CDS encoding dolichol kinase, whose product MRSLVGGLGPEVARRGVHVSGSALPLAYVVDVLTWGQVQAILVAALAAVVVLEVIRLGIGLDWWIYEYLTREYEQDNLAGYALAVISATAVVLIAPPPIAVPALLMLTLGDPISGLLASGQIQSVGDGRYLELILKAPRALAVTFVVCTTIGLAFVAPVAALFGGLAATVADGVKPVIATYVIDDNLTIPLASAAGITLGLAVV is encoded by the coding sequence GTGCGATCACTCGTCGGCGGTCTGGGACCGGAGGTCGCTCGCCGCGGTGTCCACGTCAGCGGCAGCGCCCTCCCGCTGGCGTACGTCGTCGACGTTCTCACCTGGGGGCAGGTGCAGGCGATCCTCGTCGCCGCGCTCGCGGCCGTGGTCGTTCTGGAGGTCATCAGACTCGGTATCGGCCTGGACTGGTGGATCTACGAGTATCTCACCCGAGAGTACGAACAGGACAACCTCGCTGGCTACGCGCTGGCGGTCATCAGCGCGACCGCGGTCGTGTTGATCGCGCCGCCGCCAATCGCCGTGCCGGCCCTGCTCATGCTCACGCTCGGCGACCCGATCAGCGGACTGCTGGCCTCCGGGCAGATCCAGTCGGTCGGGGACGGCCGGTATCTGGAGCTGATCCTCAAAGCCCCGCGGGCGCTGGCGGTGACATTCGTCGTCTGCACGACGATCGGACTGGCCTTCGTCGCGCCCGTCGCGGCGCTGTTCGGCGGGTTGGCCGCGACCGTCGCCGACGGCGTCAAGCCCGTCATTGCCACGTACGTGATCGACGACAACCTCACGATCCCGCTTGCGTCGGCCGCGGGTATCACGCTCGGGCTCGCGGTCGTCTAG
- the glyS gene encoding glycine--tRNA ligase, whose product MSEGNPIVELAKRRGFFLQSAGAYGGVSGFYTFGPEGAALKQNVEDTWRERFTIQEGNMEVDAPTVMPEPVFEASGHLEGFDDMLIECPECGDSHRADHIVEDNTDIEEAESMAIERVEEIVAEYELTCPTCGAGLAGQAIQQFNLMFETNIGPGSSSPGYLRPETAQGIFVEFPQLAEYARNQLPFGVTQIGRAYRNEISPRKSLLRVREFTQAELELFIDPEEDEPDLERVADVTAPFYPADEQRSDDGEIVEATVGEVVEDGIVADPWIAYYLGIAKRWYESIGVDMDRFRFRQHLPGELAHYAADCWDAEAEVDGDWIELAGFAYRGDYDLSKHAAHSDEEFTVFKQYDEPVTVERPTVDPDMSYLGPEFGGDAAAVADALEALAERDPEAFRDAQADGGAVTVEIDGKAYAVPVEKTGFEIEAVTESGEHITPHVVEPSLGIDRALYTVLDHSYREDEVDGETRRVLELPPEVAPTTVGVFPLMDRDGLADRAREVVDRLRDAGLAVTYDDSGAIGRRYRRQDEVGTPFCVTVDYETLGEGDDSDLEGTVTLRERDTTEQKRVAISDLAETLTELRDGEIEFADL is encoded by the coding sequence ATGAGCGAGGGGAACCCGATCGTCGAACTGGCAAAGCGACGCGGGTTCTTCCTCCAGTCGGCCGGTGCCTACGGCGGCGTCTCCGGCTTCTACACGTTCGGCCCGGAGGGCGCGGCGCTCAAGCAGAACGTCGAGGACACCTGGCGCGAGCGGTTCACGATCCAGGAGGGCAACATGGAGGTCGACGCCCCGACGGTAATGCCCGAACCCGTCTTCGAGGCCTCGGGCCACCTGGAAGGGTTCGACGACATGCTGATCGAGTGTCCCGAGTGTGGCGACTCTCACCGGGCCGATCACATCGTCGAGGACAACACCGACATCGAGGAGGCCGAGTCGATGGCGATCGAGCGCGTCGAGGAGATCGTCGCCGAGTACGAGCTGACCTGCCCGACCTGCGGGGCGGGGCTGGCCGGACAGGCGATCCAGCAGTTCAACCTGATGTTCGAAACCAACATCGGCCCGGGGTCGTCCTCGCCGGGCTATCTGCGGCCCGAAACAGCCCAGGGGATCTTCGTCGAGTTCCCTCAGCTGGCCGAGTACGCCCGCAACCAGTTGCCCTTCGGCGTCACCCAGATCGGCCGCGCCTACCGCAACGAGATCAGTCCCCGCAAGTCCCTGCTGCGCGTCCGGGAGTTCACCCAGGCCGAACTCGAGCTGTTCATCGACCCCGAGGAGGACGAACCCGATCTCGAACGCGTCGCGGACGTGACGGCACCGTTCTACCCCGCCGACGAGCAGCGATCCGACGACGGTGAGATCGTCGAGGCGACCGTCGGCGAGGTCGTCGAGGACGGGATCGTCGCCGACCCCTGGATCGCCTACTATCTGGGGATCGCAAAGCGGTGGTACGAGTCGATCGGCGTCGACATGGACCGGTTTCGGTTCCGCCAGCACCTGCCCGGCGAACTCGCGCACTACGCCGCCGACTGCTGGGACGCCGAGGCCGAAGTCGACGGCGACTGGATCGAACTCGCCGGCTTCGCCTACCGGGGCGACTACGACCTCAGCAAACACGCGGCCCACTCCGATGAGGAATTTACGGTCTTCAAACAGTACGACGAGCCGGTCACCGTCGAACGGCCGACGGTCGATCCGGACATGAGCTATCTCGGGCCGGAGTTCGGCGGCGACGCCGCGGCCGTCGCCGACGCGCTGGAAGCGCTCGCCGAGCGCGACCCCGAGGCGTTCCGGGACGCACAGGCCGACGGCGGGGCCGTTACGGTCGAGATCGACGGGAAGGCGTACGCGGTCCCGGTCGAGAAGACCGGCTTCGAGATCGAAGCGGTCACCGAGAGCGGCGAGCACATCACGCCCCACGTCGTCGAGCCGTCGCTGGGAATCGACCGGGCGCTGTACACAGTGCTCGATCATTCCTACCGCGAGGACGAGGTCGACGGCGAGACCCGTCGGGTACTCGAACTACCGCCGGAAGTCGCGCCGACGACGGTCGGCGTGTTCCCGCTGATGGACCGGGACGGGCTGGCCGATCGCGCCCGCGAGGTCGTCGATCGGTTGCGCGACGCCGGGCTGGCGGTCACCTACGACGACTCGGGCGCGATCGGGCGACGCTACCGCCGCCAGGACGAGGTCGGGACGCCGTTCTGTGTCACTGTCGACTACGAGACGCTGGGCGAGGGCGACGACTCCGATCTGGAGGGGACGGTCACGCTTCGCGAGCGGGACACGACCGAACAGAAGCGCGTCGCGATTTCGGACCTGGCCGAAACGCTGACCGAACTGCGCGACGGCGAAATCGAGTTCGCCGACCTGTAG
- a CDS encoding CBS domain-containing protein: MNVADAMTPREDVVTVSVPGTRDDVLEYLQERSFSSVPVIKETDDGEQFRGIVSRDSLINHPDEDQLALLVEEVPTVAADATIEAVARLIVEEGERRIPVVDGRLEGIVTVTDVIRAIAEGAVEGDTPVGELAREDVNCVYAETPLPVAERELAYADVPYGVALDDDGDLAGMLTEVDIIQVAEVVEGEADTGESIANQDDEWMWEGIKAVGNSYMPTRNVEIPNAPVSEFMTADLLTVGKRRTAREVAQMMLNNDIEQIPLLSGDSLVGIVRDVDLLEALV, encoded by the coding sequence ATGAACGTCGCAGACGCCATGACGCCGCGCGAGGACGTGGTGACGGTGTCGGTTCCCGGCACCAGAGACGACGTCCTCGAGTACCTTCAGGAGCGGTCGTTCTCTTCGGTACCGGTGATCAAAGAGACCGACGACGGCGAACAGTTCCGCGGGATCGTCTCCCGGGACTCGCTGATCAACCACCCCGACGAGGACCAGCTCGCGCTGCTGGTCGAGGAGGTTCCGACGGTCGCCGCCGACGCCACGATCGAAGCGGTCGCCCGTCTCATCGTCGAGGAGGGCGAACGCCGGATCCCGGTCGTCGACGGCCGTCTGGAGGGAATTGTCACGGTCACCGACGTCATCCGCGCGATCGCGGAGGGCGCGGTCGAGGGTGACACACCGGTCGGGGAACTGGCTCGCGAGGACGTCAACTGCGTCTACGCAGAGACGCCGCTGCCGGTCGCCGAGCGAGAGCTGGCTTACGCGGACGTGCCCTACGGGGTCGCCCTCGACGACGACGGCGATCTCGCGGGCATGCTCACCGAAGTCGACATCATTCAGGTCGCCGAGGTCGTCGAGGGGGAGGCCGACACCGGCGAGTCCATCGCCAATCAGGACGACGAGTGGATGTGGGAGGGAATCAAGGCCGTCGGAAACAGCTACATGCCAACCCGCAACGTCGAGATCCCGAACGCGCCGGTCAGCGAGTTCATGACCGCGGACCTGCTGACCGTCGGCAAGCGCCGGACGGCTCGCGAGGTCGCACAGATGATGCTCAACAACGACATCGAGCAGATCCCGCTTTTGAGCGGCGACTCGCTCGTGGGCATCGTCCGGGACGTCGATCTGCTGGAGGCGCTCGTATGA
- a CDS encoding DUF7556 family protein, with the protein MSQETDAVAAVAEDAEVMASVETGPAGETFILADITRDDAYVTAPLQDAASLPEWR; encoded by the coding sequence ATGTCGCAGGAGACGGACGCAGTCGCGGCCGTTGCTGAGGACGCCGAGGTCATGGCCTCGGTCGAAACCGGCCCCGCTGGCGAGACGTTTATTCTCGCCGATATCACTCGCGACGACGCCTACGTAACGGCCCCGCTTCAGGACGCCGCCTCCCTGCCCGAGTGGCGGTAG
- a CDS encoding winged helix-turn-helix domain-containing protein codes for MAEDESDPLSPDEAFAALGNETRVRILRVLGEAGDPLSFSALYDEMAMRDSGQFNYHLEKLVGHFVRKTDAGYELDRAGRRVVESILSGAVTDDASFERTPIDERCDICGAPVEAAYKDGGIELYCTECDGRYQRRRRSGGESDDGYLGALPLPPAGLRDRSADAVSRAAWTWTNLEIMAMASGICPRCSAPIESQPDICVDHDTETDSCPTCGGYYAVSVGFECTNCTFSSGGAGVLAMLSDTRLLDFLTDHGHNPIDPDSTRAVSAVEMNYEETITDEDPFEAEFTFESDGETLTLTVDADLSIVEAVRE; via the coding sequence ATGGCCGAGGACGAGTCCGATCCACTCTCTCCCGACGAGGCGTTCGCGGCCCTGGGCAACGAGACGCGCGTACGAATCCTCCGGGTCCTCGGCGAGGCCGGTGACCCGCTGTCGTTCTCGGCGTTGTACGACGAGATGGCGATGCGCGACTCCGGGCAGTTCAACTACCACCTGGAGAAACTTGTCGGCCACTTCGTCCGCAAGACCGACGCGGGATACGAACTCGACCGCGCGGGCCGGCGCGTCGTCGAGTCCATCCTCTCCGGGGCCGTGACGGACGACGCGTCCTTCGAGCGGACACCTATCGACGAGCGCTGTGACATCTGCGGCGCACCGGTCGAGGCGGCCTACAAAGACGGAGGGATCGAACTCTACTGCACGGAGTGCGACGGTCGGTACCAGCGCCGCAGACGGTCGGGCGGGGAGAGCGACGACGGCTACCTCGGTGCCCTCCCGCTCCCGCCGGCGGGCCTGCGTGACCGCTCTGCCGACGCCGTCTCGCGAGCCGCCTGGACGTGGACGAACCTCGAGATCATGGCGATGGCCAGCGGCATCTGCCCGCGCTGCTCGGCCCCCATCGAGAGCCAGCCCGATATCTGTGTGGACCACGACACTGAAACGGACTCCTGTCCCACCTGTGGGGGCTACTATGCCGTCAGTGTCGGTTTCGAGTGTACGAACTGCACTTTCTCCAGCGGCGGCGCGGGCGTGCTGGCGATGCTGTCGGACACCCGCCTCCTCGATTTTCTCACCGACCACGGCCACAATCCGATCGATCCCGACTCGACGCGGGCGGTCAGTGCCGTCGAAATGAACTACGAGGAGACGATCACTGACGAAGACCCCTTCGAGGCCGAGTTCACCTTCGAGAGCGACGGCGAGACGCTCACGCTCACCGTCGACGCGGACCTTTCTATCGTCGAAGCCGTCCGCGAGTAG
- the trpC gene encoding indole-3-glycerol phosphate synthase, giving the protein MEIIGDIAPAVESILSAARDRGGSDERLSVDARSLTVAFDRAEDEGRVPVIAEVKPTSPTTDGERADDPVELAGEMVRSGAAAVSVLTEPEHFGGSPELLERVRAAVDVPVLRKDFLLYEEQLDVVEADVVLLIARFLREDGTDDLDELIAAARDRGFQVLVETHTEAEVETALAAGAEVIGINNRDLTELAVDLSTFETVAPSVPEGVTLIAESGIATPGDVTRMRTAGADACLIGSAIMDGDVRQNTERLTNL; this is encoded by the coding sequence ATGGAGATCATCGGTGATATCGCGCCTGCGGTCGAGTCGATCCTGTCGGCGGCCCGCGACCGGGGTGGGAGCGACGAGCGCCTCTCGGTCGACGCCCGGTCGCTGACGGTAGCGTTCGACCGGGCCGAAGACGAGGGTCGCGTCCCCGTGATCGCGGAGGTCAAGCCGACCAGCCCGACGACCGACGGCGAGCGGGCGGACGACCCGGTCGAACTCGCCGGGGAGATGGTCCGGAGCGGCGCGGCCGCAGTGTCGGTGCTCACAGAGCCGGAGCACTTCGGCGGTTCGCCCGAGCTGCTCGAGCGCGTTCGAGCGGCCGTCGACGTGCCCGTCCTCCGGAAGGACTTCCTGCTCTACGAGGAGCAACTGGACGTCGTCGAGGCCGACGTCGTGCTGTTGATCGCGCGCTTTCTCCGGGAGGACGGAACCGACGACCTCGACGAACTGATCGCGGCCGCGCGCGACCGGGGCTTTCAGGTGCTCGTCGAGACCCATACCGAAGCGGAAGTCGAGACGGCGCTGGCGGCCGGGGCGGAGGTGATCGGGATCAACAACCGCGACCTGACGGAACTGGCGGTCGACCTCTCGACGTTCGAAACGGTCGCCCCGTCGGTCCCCGAGGGCGTCACGCTCATTGCCGAGAGCGGCATAGCGACGCCCGGAGACGTGACGCGGATGCGCACGGCGGGGGCGGACGCCTGCCTCATCGGCTCGGCGATCATGGACGGCGACGTGCGACAGAACACGGAGCGACTGACGAATCTATGA
- the trpB gene encoding tryptophan synthase subunit beta, whose translation MSTDEPADGSFGQYGGQYVPEVLMPAIEELEDAYRRYVLDNEDGFMDEFRGRLSDFGGRPTPLQRADRLSERYDTAVYLKREDLLHGGAHKLNNALGQVLLAKYMGKERIIAETGAGQHGTATAMAAAYLDMPCEIYMGETDIARQRPNVFRMRINGAEVNPVTVGRGTLKEAISETMRDWATNVEDTHYVIGSIVGPHPFPSMVRDFQSVISEEAREQIREKAGRLPDSVVACAGGGSNTMGAFHHFVSDEDVDLFAVEAGGSSLTVDEEEGVAPNSASLSTGNEGVLHGARTKLLQDGDGQIMESHSVSAGLDYSGVGPELAHLVDEGRVTPVNVDDDAALEAFHRLSQDEGIIPALETAHAFGFLEENPERVGDLTIVNVSGRGDKDLETVIEETAKRDLDVSPDMSVFEQVGAGRLGGQAAGERE comes from the coding sequence ATGAGTACAGACGAACCAGCAGACGGGAGTTTCGGACAGTACGGGGGCCAGTACGTCCCCGAGGTGTTGATGCCGGCGATCGAGGAACTGGAGGACGCCTACCGGCGATACGTCCTCGACAACGAGGACGGCTTCATGGACGAGTTCCGCGGGCGGCTTTCGGACTTCGGCGGCCGGCCCACGCCGCTGCAGCGGGCCGACCGGCTCAGCGAGCGCTACGACACGGCGGTGTATCTCAAGCGCGAGGACCTGCTGCACGGCGGGGCGCACAAACTCAACAACGCCCTCGGACAGGTCCTGCTCGCCAAGTACATGGGCAAAGAGCGGATCATCGCCGAGACCGGCGCGGGCCAGCACGGCACCGCGACGGCGATGGCCGCCGCCTATCTGGACATGCCCTGCGAGATCTACATGGGCGAGACAGACATCGCCCGCCAGCGGCCCAACGTCTTCCGCATGCGCATCAACGGTGCCGAGGTCAACCCCGTCACTGTCGGCCGAGGCACGCTCAAAGAAGCCATCTCCGAGACGATGCGCGACTGGGCGACCAACGTCGAGGACACCCACTACGTGATCGGCTCGATCGTCGGTCCGCACCCGTTCCCGTCGATGGTCCGGGACTTCCAGTCGGTGATCTCCGAGGAAGCCCGCGAACAGATCCGGGAGAAAGCGGGCCGGCTGCCCGATTCGGTCGTCGCGTGTGCGGGCGGCGGCTCGAACACCATGGGCGCGTTCCACCACTTTGTTTCCGACGAGGATGTCGACCTGTTTGCAGTGGAAGCGGGGGGTTCCTCGCTGACCGTCGACGAGGAGGAAGGCGTCGCGCCGAACTCGGCGTCGCTGTCGACCGGAAACGAGGGCGTCCTCCACGGCGCGCGGACGAAACTCCTGCAGGACGGCGACGGCCAGATCATGGAATCCCATTCGGTATCGGCCGGGCTCGATTACTCGGGGGTCGGCCCGGAACTGGCCCACCTCGTCGACGAGGGACGGGTGACGCCCGTCAACGTCGACGACGACGCCGCCCTGGAGGCGTTCCACCGACTCTCCCAGGACGAGGGGATCATCCCTGCCCTGGAGACGGCCCACGCCTTCGGCTTTCTCGAGGAAAACCCCGAACGAGTCGGTGACCTCACGATCGTCAACGTCTCCGGTCGCGGCGACAAGGACCTCGAGACCGTCATCGAGGAGACCGCAAAGCGCGATCTGGACGTCTCTCCGGACATGAGCGTCTTCGAACAGGTGGGCGCTGGACGCCTCGGCGGGCAAGCGGCGGGTGAGCGCGAATGA
- the trpA gene encoding tryptophan synthase subunit alpha, with protein MSLETVFDSEEPAFVPYLAAGDPSYEASIAYVEALERGGADVIELGLPFSEPIAEGSTIQSAIVRALKAGMTPDRYFEFLEDVDVDVPIVCMTYYNLIFQYGGEAGPREFVERAAEAGISGFVVVDLPAEEADPLRAACDEFGLDLIFIVAPTTTDDRLASMRERVSGYVYVQARTGVTGARDDVSDQTAQTLDRIGHWDVPKAVGFGIKTGEHAERIVRAGADGVIVGSALVDIVADGRESGRPVAETADRLEAKARELKTGALRGVGATVESE; from the coding sequence ATGAGTCTGGAGACGGTCTTCGATTCGGAGGAGCCGGCCTTCGTCCCGTATCTCGCCGCCGGCGATCCCTCTTACGAAGCCTCGATAGCGTACGTCGAGGCGCTGGAGCGAGGCGGCGCGGACGTGATCGAACTCGGTCTGCCCTTCTCCGAGCCGATCGCCGAGGGCTCGACGATCCAGAGCGCGATCGTCCGGGCGCTGAAGGCGGGCATGACGCCCGATCGGTACTTCGAGTTCCTCGAGGACGTCGACGTGGACGTGCCGATCGTCTGCATGACCTACTACAATCTCATCTTCCAGTACGGAGGCGAAGCCGGGCCCCGGGAGTTCGTCGAACGGGCGGCCGAGGCCGGTATCTCCGGGTTCGTGGTCGTCGACCTCCCCGCCGAGGAGGCCGACCCGCTGCGGGCGGCCTGCGACGAGTTCGGGCTGGACCTGATCTTCATCGTCGCGCCGACGACGACCGACGACCGGCTCGCGAGCATGCGCGAGCGCGTCTCCGGGTACGTCTACGTCCAGGCCCGGACCGGCGTGACGGGCGCTCGAGACGACGTGAGCGACCAGACGGCCCAGACGCTCGACCGGATCGGCCACTGGGACGTCCCGAAGGCCGTCGGGTTCGGCATCAAGACCGGCGAGCACGCCGAGCGGATCGTCCGCGCCGGCGCGGACGGCGTCATCGTCGGCTCGGCGCTGGTCGATATCGTCGCCGACGGCCGCGAGAGCGGACGACCGGTCGCCGAGACGGCCGACCGACTCGAGGCGAAAGCGCGCGAACTGAAAACGGGCGCGCTGCGCGGTGTCGGTGCGACCGTCGAAAGTGAGTGA
- a CDS encoding glucose 1-dehydrogenase — protein MDGITDSVAIVTGASTGIGRAAALRFAEEGAAVVAADVNVEDGEALVEEIEAAGGEAIFVETDVSDSGDVEAMVDAAVDTYGGLDYAFNNAGIEGANEPTADQPMDNWERVIDINLKGVFQSMRAELPVLLEDGGGAIVNTSSIAGKVGFPEISPYVATKHGVIGLTKTAALEYSEAGVRVNAICPGVIDTPMVDRASGDNESVDQAIAATPIGRLGEPEEIGDAAVWLCSDEASFVTGEALVADGGLTSQ, from the coding sequence ATGGATGGCATCACCGACAGCGTCGCGATTGTCACAGGAGCGAGCACGGGAATCGGCCGCGCAGCCGCGCTTCGATTCGCCGAAGAAGGGGCCGCCGTCGTCGCGGCCGACGTGAACGTCGAGGACGGCGAGGCACTGGTCGAGGAGATCGAGGCGGCGGGCGGCGAAGCGATCTTCGTCGAGACGGACGTCAGCGACTCCGGGGACGTCGAAGCGATGGTCGACGCCGCAGTCGATACCTACGGCGGGCTCGACTACGCGTTCAACAACGCCGGTATCGAGGGGGCCAACGAGCCGACGGCCGACCAGCCGATGGACAACTGGGAGCGGGTCATCGACATCAACCTGAAGGGCGTCTTCCAGTCGATGCGAGCCGAACTCCCGGTCCTGCTCGAAGACGGCGGCGGCGCGATCGTCAACACCTCTTCGATCGCCGGGAAAGTCGGGTTCCCCGAGATCAGCCCCTACGTCGCCACCAAGCACGGCGTCATCGGCCTCACGAAGACCGCGGCGCTGGAGTACAGCGAGGCGGGCGTTCGGGTCAACGCGATCTGTCCGGGCGTGATCGACACGCCGATGGTCGATCGCGCCTCCGGAGACAACGAGTCCGTCGATCAGGCGATCGCCGCGACGCCGATCGGTCGGCTCGGCGAACCCGAAGAGATCGGCGACGCCGCGGTCTGGCTGTGCTCGGACGAGGCGTCGTTCGTCACCGGCGAAGCGCTGGTCGCCGACGGCGGCCTGACGAGCCAGTAG
- a CDS encoding MutS-related protein encodes MRLEDYWGVGPKTRELLAAELGVEAAVEAIESGDIRTLTDAGLSRGRATRILRRVEGGAAMDVLATRDAREVYKDLLSVIGRYAVTDHAADRIRLLTPLRDRGDVTDRLEDVVEARDTWARLDDAERETVMDAFEAYERLDGELSAVRAALALRDAGLDAGVFESLGELDADALAEAADALAALDGDGSVAAGADETLQRLDSQLGSVEDLAADSESVVERVRSEIRTSEEFEEGVLDHVVRETGVDLERVRAAMPADATDARDFVAATLRSLADELRSAVDERAEAVAADARETVDDARPEIDAAVEAVDDIALSLSLARFAIDFDLTRPTFSDDSDVLAVESARNLFLEANGEAVQPVDYAVGEHGLQYPTANAPPSGDRVTVLTGANSGGKTTLLETLAQVQLLAQMGLPVPARAAEVGLVDAIVFHRRHASFNAGVLESTLKNVVPPLSAEGHTLMLVDEFEAITEPGSAADLLHGLVTLTVEREALGVFVTHLADDLEPLPESARIDGIFAEGLTPELELEVDYQPRFDTVGRSTPEFIVSRLVANADDREERAGFDTLARAIGQEAVQRTLSDARWSR; translated from the coding sequence ATGCGACTGGAGGACTACTGGGGCGTCGGGCCAAAGACCCGCGAGTTGCTCGCCGCCGAACTCGGCGTCGAGGCGGCCGTCGAGGCCATCGAGAGCGGAGACATCCGGACGCTGACCGACGCCGGGCTGAGCCGTGGCCGGGCGACGCGGATATTGCGGCGCGTCGAGGGCGGAGCCGCGATGGACGTCCTCGCCACGCGGGACGCCCGCGAGGTCTACAAAGACTTGCTCTCGGTGATCGGCCGCTACGCGGTCACCGATCACGCCGCCGACCGGATCCGGTTGCTCACGCCGCTGCGAGACCGTGGCGACGTGACGGATCGCCTCGAAGACGTGGTCGAGGCCAGAGACACGTGGGCGCGTCTCGACGACGCCGAGCGCGAAACGGTGATGGACGCCTTCGAGGCCTACGAACGTCTCGACGGCGAGCTGTCTGCCGTCCGGGCCGCGCTCGCGCTCCGGGACGCCGGGCTCGACGCGGGCGTGTTCGAGTCGCTGGGCGAACTGGACGCCGACGCCCTCGCCGAAGCGGCCGACGCGCTGGCCGCGCTGGACGGGGACGGCTCGGTCGCGGCCGGGGCCGACGAGACGCTGCAGCGACTCGATTCGCAACTCGGGTCCGTCGAGGATCTGGCGGCCGACAGCGAGTCGGTCGTCGAGCGCGTCCGCAGCGAGATCCGGACGAGCGAGGAATTCGAGGAAGGCGTCCTCGATCACGTGGTCCGAGAGACGGGTGTCGACCTCGAGCGGGTTCGGGCCGCGATGCCGGCGGACGCCACCGACGCGCGGGACTTCGTCGCGGCGACGCTGCGATCGCTCGCCGACGAGCTCCGTTCGGCCGTCGACGAACGGGCCGAGGCCGTCGCCGCCGACGCCCGCGAGACGGTCGACGACGCGCGCCCGGAGATCGACGCTGCGGTCGAGGCCGTCGACGACATCGCGCTGTCGCTGTCGCTGGCTCGCTTCGCGATCGACTTCGATCTCACGCGCCCGACGTTCTCCGACGACAGCGATGTCCTCGCGGTCGAGAGCGCCCGGAACCTCTTTCTCGAAGCGAACGGCGAGGCCGTCCAGCCGGTCGACTACGCGGTCGGAGAGCACGGCCTGCAGTACCCGACGGCGAACGCGCCACCCAGCGGCGACCGCGTCACCGTTCTCACGGGGGCCAACAGCGGCGGGAAGACGACGCTGCTGGAGACGCTCGCGCAGGTGCAGTTGCTCGCCCAGATGGGACTGCCCGTCCCGGCACGGGCGGCGGAGGTCGGGCTCGTGGACGCGATCGTGTTCCACCGTCGACACGCCAGTTTCAACGCTGGCGTGCTCGAATCGACGCTGAAAAACGTCGTTCCGCCGCTGTCGGCCGAGGGTCACACGCTGATGCTCGTCGACGAGTTCGAGGCGATCACCGAACCCGGCAGCGCGGCCGATCTGCTCCACGGGCTGGTGACGCTGACGGTCGAACGCGAGGCGCTGGGCGTGTTCGTCACCCACCTCGCGGACGATCTGGAGCCGCTCCCGGAGTCGGCTCGCATCGACGGGATCTTCGCGGAGGGACTGACGCCGGAGCTCGAACTCGAGGTCGATTACCAGCCCAGATTCGATACGGTCGGGCGCTCGACCCCGGAGTTCATCGTCTCGCGGCTCGTGGCGAACGCCGACGACCGCGAGGAGCGAGCCGGGTTCGACACTCTCGCGCGGGCGATCGGTCAGGAGGCCGTCCAGCGGACCCTCTCTGACGCTCGGTGGTCACGATAG
- a CDS encoding amphi-Trp domain-containing protein, with protein MPEEELFKTEERTTRTEIAEALRDAAAQIESGDVRLASGADEQTVTLPETPRFEVELERLTDSETGEQRYELEYEIRWTE; from the coding sequence ATGCCGGAAGAAGAGCTTTTCAAGACCGAAGAGCGGACCACGAGAACGGAAATCGCCGAAGCGCTTCGCGACGCCGCAGCGCAGATCGAATCCGGCGACGTCCGGCTCGCCAGCGGGGCGGACGAGCAGACCGTGACGCTCCCGGAGACTCCTCGTTTCGAGGTCGAACTCGAGCGACTCACGGATTCGGAGACCGGAGAACAGCGGTACGAACTCGAATACGAGATCCGGTGGACGGAGTGA
- a CDS encoding CBS domain-containing protein, giving the protein MPIEDLARSDVVTAAPETPVTDLAATMDEENVGSIVITNDETPVGIVTDRDLAVRVLGDAADPAERTAEDVMTDDLYTTEPDAGFYEAATLMAEHGIRRLPIREDDALVGIITADDITELLADEQQHLGEIIRGQRPEY; this is encoded by the coding sequence ATGCCAATCGAAGACCTCGCTCGGAGCGACGTCGTCACGGCGGCGCCTGAAACGCCTGTGACCGACCTCGCGGCGACCATGGACGAGGAGAACGTGGGGAGTATCGTGATCACAAACGACGAGACACCAGTCGGGATCGTCACGGACCGAGATCTGGCCGTTCGTGTCCTCGGGGACGCAGCCGATCCGGCTGAACGGACTGCCGAGGACGTAATGACTGACGACCTCTACACGACCGAACCCGACGCCGGCTTCTACGAGGCGGCGACGCTGATGGCCGAGCACGGGATCCGGCGGCTCCCGATCCGTGAAGACGATGCCCTCGTCGGGATTATCACTGCCGACGACATCACCGAACTGCTCGCCGACGAGCAGCAACACCTGGGCGAGATCATTCGCGGTCAGCGGCCGGAGTACTGA